The genomic window GGGAGGAGCCTTATACCCTGGCGCTTCTGTGGCGGGAGCGTTTTGCACCGCGACCGGTGGATATCCTCGCCACCGACATCGACGCCGCCAGCCTGGAGCGGACAAGGGCGGCCGTCTACGCCGTGAGCTCGCTGCGCGAGGTGCCGGCGGTCCTGCGCCAGCGCTATTTCCGCCGACAGGACCACCGCTGGCGCCTCGATGCGGCCATCGCCGGGCAGGTCCATTTCGCCGTCCATAACCTGATGACCGATCCCCTCCCCGTCGGCCTCGACCTGATTCTCTGCCGCTACCTCGCCTTCACCTACTACCACGGCGAGCGCCGCCTCCTCGCGGCCCGCCGCCTGTGGCAGGCGCTGCGGCCGGGCGGCGCGCTGATGATCGGCCGCAAGGAGCAGCTCGGCCCGGCAGGAGCCCTCTTCACCCCCTGGCCGGAGGCGTCCGGCATCTTCCGCAAGCAGCCGGCTGACGCCGCCACCCTTCCG from Desulfuromonadales bacterium includes these protein-coding regions:
- a CDS encoding protein-glutamate O-methyltransferase CheR gives rise to the protein MTFDEFLKAACPPLDLEWRKYRRRTSRHRVEARLRELGLDGFAGYLERLRSDPTEAAGLADRMRVTVSRFFRERQLWEGLFQTVLPTLLRERSPTDPLRLWSIGCCGGEEPYTLALLWRERFAPRPVDILATDIDAASLERTRAAVYAVSSLREVPAVLRQRYFRRQDHRWRLDAAIAGQVHFAVHNLMTDPLPVGLDLILCRYLAFTYYHGERRLLAARRLWQALRPGGALMIGRKEQLGPAGALFTPWPEASGIFRKQPADAATLPLDLRPGRDTG